CAAGCTGGCCCAGGAACTGAAGAAATCCCGTGACGAGCTGAGCCGTCAGGGTTTCGACCTGGCGCCCTGGAGCATGCCGGAGTAATAGACCCGGCTGGACGCTTCCGCGCGAGCGCGGCGCCAGACGCCGCGCAGCCGCATCCAGAGATGTCGCCCGTGGCATTATCTGTGGGCATTGTGTCCTTGTTGCCACTTCCTCGCTGAGCGCACACTGCATCCATCGCTCATCGAGACCTCGCTATGGATGCGCTTAAAACCATTGCCTGCCTGATCTATCCGGACGTCATGAGTCTCGACGTCACCGGACCGCTGCAGGTGTTCGCCTCGGCCAACGACGAATGCCGGCGTCAGGGGCTGCCCGCCAGCTACCGCTTGCTGCTGCTGGGCCAGCACGCCGGCGCCATCGCCACCTCGGCCGGGTTGCAGCTGATGACCGACCAGACCTGGGGCGAGGCTGACCTTACCCAGATCGATACCCTGCTGATCCCCGGCGGTGCGGGCGACCAGCTGCAATGCCAGGATCCGCACCTGCTGGCCTGGCTCCGCGCAGCCGAGCCTCAACTGCGACGCCTCGGCTCGGTCTGCTCCGGCGCGCTGATACTCGCCGCTGCCGGACTGCTCGACGGCCACCGCGCCACCACCCATTGGGCGGACGTAGAGAGGCTGCGCCGGGCCCATCCTCAGGTAGAAGTGCTGGGAGACTGCCTGCACACCTATGCCCCCAAGGACCCGAGCGGCGCCGCGCATATTTTCACCTCGGCCGGCGTAACCGCCGGCATCGACCTGGCCCTGGCGCTGGTGGAGGCCGATCTAGGCCGCGCCATGGCCCTGGCGGTGGCACGCCGCCTGGTGATGTTCCTGCGTCGCCCCGGCGGCCAGGCACAGTTCAGCGCCCTGCTCGCCCCCGAACCCAGTCGCATACCGCGCCTGGCCGCCCTGCTCGAGTGGATTCCCGTTCATTTGGCCGACGATCTATCAGTGGAGGCCCTGGCGGCCCAGGCCTGTATGGCGCCGCGCACGCTCTCCCGGCTGTTCGTCGAGGAACTGGGCATGGGGCCCGGCCGCTACGTCGAGCGTATCCGCCTGGAAGCCGCCCGGCACCTGTTGCACGACGCCAAGGCCTCGATCGCGACGGTGGCCCGCCTGACCGGGTTCGGCCACCCGGAAAACCTGCGCCGGGCCTTTCACAAGCACCTGTCCGTCAGCCCCCAGGCCTATGCGGAGCGTTTCGCCTGAAGCCGACGGCCTTGCCGCGCGCCGTAGTGACGACACCAAGCGCAGTACGACTGGCGCACGATGACTGAGCTACACCTGCGCCGGGCCGAGCTCAGCGCCTGAGGCA
The genomic region above belongs to Pseudomonas benzenivorans and contains:
- a CDS encoding GlxA family transcriptional regulator, translating into MDALKTIACLIYPDVMSLDVTGPLQVFASANDECRRQGLPASYRLLLLGQHAGAIATSAGLQLMTDQTWGEADLTQIDTLLIPGGAGDQLQCQDPHLLAWLRAAEPQLRRLGSVCSGALILAAAGLLDGHRATTHWADVERLRRAHPQVEVLGDCLHTYAPKDPSGAAHIFTSAGVTAGIDLALALVEADLGRAMALAVARRLVMFLRRPGGQAQFSALLAPEPSRIPRLAALLEWIPVHLADDLSVEALAAQACMAPRTLSRLFVEELGMGPGRYVERIRLEAARHLLHDAKASIATVARLTGFGHPENLRRAFHKHLSVSPQAYAERFA